Proteins encoded together in one Thalassotalea crassostreae window:
- a CDS encoding DUF417 family protein, producing the protein MTPLHLRIVLILVAISTTLLGLSMLLIGPHRHITLTTDFYRLTDLLPANTSNIIAAVAFLGCAVLSIIAIKKINLRPWLGYLLMVISLVPLGSLFASTMWIEALGGFPVIGSGQGVIKYFALFSIAWFLIKPNLSGYQAAYISLFPVLLVLLWIGGMKFTLFEAQGIEGLVNSSPLMSWMYSLWELQTVSNLIGVYDLVAVLLLIVAIYRRELLYPAMLMSGAVFIVTQTFLLSFSSSLSGTTLLSTTGHFLVKDLWFLANLICFYAVAQTLTSKQRIEHIEENISFPK; encoded by the coding sequence ATGACCCCATTACATTTACGAATAGTATTGATATTGGTCGCTATATCTACCACTTTACTTGGTCTTAGCATGCTGCTGATTGGGCCGCACCGACATATCACTTTAACCACGGACTTTTATCGGCTGACAGACTTGTTGCCGGCAAATACTTCTAACATTATTGCCGCAGTGGCTTTTTTAGGCTGCGCTGTCTTGTCAATAATCGCAATTAAAAAAATAAATCTTCGCCCTTGGTTAGGATACTTGCTGATGGTCATAAGCCTTGTACCGCTTGGGTCATTGTTTGCAAGTACAATGTGGATAGAAGCACTAGGAGGGTTTCCTGTTATCGGTTCAGGGCAAGGAGTGATTAAATACTTCGCATTGTTCTCCATTGCTTGGTTTTTAATTAAACCAAATTTGAGTGGTTATCAAGCTGCTTATATAAGTTTATTCCCGGTACTATTAGTTTTGCTGTGGATAGGCGGCATGAAGTTTACTTTGTTCGAAGCACAAGGCATAGAAGGCTTAGTAAACAGTTCACCATTGATGAGTTGGATGTATAGTCTTTGGGAATTACAGACGGTATCTAATCTTATCGGTGTTTATGATCTTGTGGCGGTTCTTTTATTGATCGTTGCCATATATAGACGAGAACTACTTTATCCTGCAATGTTAATGTCTGGGGCGGTTTTTATTGTGACTCAAACATTTTTGCTTAGCTTTTCTAGCTCACTTTCTGGCACTACATTATTGTCGACAACAGGGCATTTCTTAGTGAAGGATTTATGGTTTTTGGCAAATCTGATTTGTTTTTATGCAGTGGCTCAAACATTAACTTCGAAACAACGAATTGAACATATTGAAGAAAACATTTCTTTTCCAAAGTAA
- a CDS encoding NUDIX domain-containing protein, with protein MGLNNNFKQFYPRDVEIKARDIKYQGFFRIDQYQLKHRLFSGNWSNFFYREIFERGDAVILVPFDSKSQQVLLIQQFRAGAVRTEDNPWCIEFIAGMFEENESPIEVAIREAQEEAELDIKREDITHVMNYLSSPGGTSEKLYMYIADIDLTNVKSGTVAGLDDENEDIKSYKVSLDVALQWLADGKINNASTIIGLQWLAINANKLAETPDQE; from the coding sequence ATGGGCCTAAATAACAATTTTAAACAGTTTTATCCACGTGACGTTGAAATTAAGGCACGTGATATTAAGTATCAGGGATTTTTCCGTATTGATCAGTATCAACTAAAGCATAGATTATTTAGTGGTAACTGGAGTAATTTTTTTTATAGAGAAATTTTCGAGCGAGGCGATGCGGTAATTTTGGTTCCTTTCGACTCAAAGAGTCAGCAAGTGCTGTTAATTCAACAGTTTAGAGCTGGAGCTGTGCGAACCGAAGATAACCCATGGTGTATTGAGTTTATCGCCGGCATGTTTGAAGAAAATGAAAGTCCGATAGAAGTTGCGATAAGAGAAGCTCAAGAAGAAGCGGAATTAGACATAAAGCGCGAAGATATTACTCATGTGATGAATTACTTGTCGAGTCCTGGTGGTACAAGCGAAAAGCTTTATATGTATATCGCAGACATAGATTTAACCAACGTTAAATCAGGTACTGTTGCTGGCCTTGACGATGAAAATGAAGATATTAAAAGTTATAAAGTGAGTTTAGACGTTGCCTTACAATGGTTGGCAGATGGTAAGATTAACAATGCCTCTACGATAATTGGGCTGCAATGGCTGGCGATCAATGCTAATAAATTGGCTGAAACGCCTGACCAGGAATAG
- a CDS encoding DUF1249 domain-containing protein: MKKYRPSLKGLISSCENNYMLLLRLLANIDDVDSERQFFINDHLCYSITIIEKSKYTHVVEFKQLVAESESLASKVHLPKPSMLIRLYHDARLAEVISSQNIRQVKPRYDYPNSDMHLPDEKQQIQHFLGEWLQLCLRDGRANIILSYDNS; the protein is encoded by the coding sequence ATGAAAAAATATCGCCCGAGCCTAAAAGGACTGATAAGTAGTTGTGAGAATAATTACATGCTGTTATTGCGCTTATTAGCCAATATAGACGATGTTGATAGTGAAAGGCAGTTTTTTATCAATGATCACCTTTGTTATTCTATTACCATAATCGAGAAATCTAAATATACTCATGTAGTTGAATTTAAGCAGTTAGTAGCAGAATCAGAATCATTGGCTTCTAAAGTACACTTACCTAAGCCAAGTATGCTTATTCGTTTATACCATGATGCGCGCTTGGCTGAAGTGATCAGCAGTCAAAATATCAGACAAGTAAAACCACGTTATGATTACCCAAATAGTGATATGCATTTACCAGATGAGAAGCAACAAATTCAACATTTTTTAGGCGAGTGGTTGCAACTTTGTTTACGTGATGGGCGAGCGAATATCATTTTAAGTTATGACAACAGTTGA
- the mdh gene encoding malate dehydrogenase has translation MKVAVLGAAGGIGQALSLLLKTQLPAGSELSLYDVAPVVPGVAVDLSHIPTDVTVKGFGADDLAGALTGCDVVIIPAGMPRKPGMDRADLFAVNAGIIKTLAEGIVANCPKALVGVITNPVNGTVPIVAEVFKKAGTYEANRVFGVTTLDVIRSETFVAELKGKSTSDVAVPVIGGHSGTTILPLLSQVEGVEFTQEEVDALTPRIQNAGTEVVMAKAGGGSATLSMGAAAARFCLSLVKGLQGEEGVIDYAYVQGNTGDAEYFAQPVLLGKNGVEEYLPYGELSAYEQNAKEEMLATLNKDIQEGIDFINQ, from the coding sequence ATGAAAGTTGCTGTTTTAGGTGCTGCCGGTGGTATCGGTCAAGCATTATCATTACTACTAAAAACTCAATTACCAGCTGGTTCTGAGTTATCTTTATACGATGTTGCACCAGTTGTTCCAGGTGTTGCTGTAGATTTATCTCACATCCCTACTGACGTAACTGTTAAAGGTTTTGGTGCTGACGACTTAGCAGGCGCTTTAACTGGTTGTGACGTAGTAATCATCCCAGCCGGTATGCCTCGTAAGCCTGGTATGGACCGTGCTGACCTTTTTGCAGTTAACGCTGGTATCATTAAAACATTGGCAGAAGGCATTGTTGCTAACTGTCCTAAAGCTTTAGTTGGTGTTATCACTAACCCAGTTAACGGCACTGTTCCAATTGTTGCTGAAGTATTCAAAAAAGCAGGAACTTACGAAGCTAACCGTGTATTTGGTGTAACAACTCTTGATGTTATTCGCTCAGAAACTTTCGTAGCTGAACTGAAAGGTAAGTCTACATCAGACGTTGCTGTTCCAGTTATTGGTGGTCACTCAGGTACAACAATTCTTCCTCTACTTTCACAAGTTGAAGGTGTTGAGTTCACACAAGAAGAAGTTGATGCTTTAACTCCTCGTATCCAAAATGCTGGTACTGAAGTTGTTATGGCAAAAGCTGGTGGCGGTTCTGCAACTCTTTCAATGGGCGCTGCTGCAGCTCGTTTTTGTCTATCTTTAGTTAAAGGTTTACAGGGCGAAGAAGGCGTTATCGATTACGCATACGTTCAAGGCAACACAGGTGATGCAGAGTACTTTGCACAACCAGTCCTTCTTGGTAAGAATGGTGTTGAAGAATACCTACCTTACGGTGAATTAAGTGCATATGAGCAAAACGCTAAAGAAGAAATGTTAGCGACACTTAATAAAGATATCCAAGAAGGTATCGATTTTATCAATCAATAA
- the rplU gene encoding 50S ribosomal protein L21 — protein sequence MYAVFQSGGKQHRVSEGQTVRLEKLELEIGSTVEFENVLMVANGDDINVGAPYVAGGKVTAEVVSQGRGDKVKIVKFKRRKHSRKQQGHRQWFTEVKITGING from the coding sequence ATGTACGCTGTATTCCAAAGCGGTGGTAAACAACACCGTGTAAGCGAAGGTCAAACTGTTCGCTTAGAGAAACTAGAACTAGAAATTGGTTCAACAGTAGAATTCGAAAATGTTTTAATGGTTGCTAATGGCGATGACATCAACGTAGGTGCACCTTACGTTGCTGGTGGCAAAGTTACAGCGGAAGTTGTAAGCCAAGGTCGTGGTGACAAAGTTAAAATCGTTAAATTTAAACGTCGTAAGCATTCACGTAAGCAGCAAGGCCACCGTCAGTGGTTTACTGAAGTGAAGATTACTGGCATCAACGGTTAA
- the cgtA gene encoding Obg family GTPase CgtA, producing MKFVDEVEIRVEAGDGGSGCVSFRREKYIEFGGPDGGDGGDGGEVYLIADESLNTLIDYRFERFHNAQRGENGKGRNCTGRGGKDCTLKVPVGTRVMDVDTGEQIGDLTKHKQKLLVAKGGWHGLGNTRFKSSTNRAPRQKTLGTPGEVRNLKLELMLLADVGLLGLPNAGKSTLIRSVSAAKPKVADYPFTTLVPNLGVVRLNSQRSFVIADIPGLISGASEGTGLGIRFLKHLERCRILIHLVDVLPADQSDPAENALTITKELEKYSEKLAGKPRWLVFNKLDLLLDDEAEEVKQRVIDALGWEGEVRSISAFNREGTKDLTQDVMTFIESLPEQTFEEEAEEENVEFKWDTYHQETVDNYNYDDDLDDEDWDEDDYDVEVEYRK from the coding sequence ATGAAATTTGTAGATGAAGTTGAAATACGCGTAGAAGCCGGTGACGGTGGTAGCGGTTGTGTAAGTTTCCGTCGTGAAAAGTACATCGAATTCGGTGGACCAGATGGTGGTGACGGCGGTGATGGTGGTGAAGTATATCTAATCGCCGACGAAAGCCTTAACACTCTGATTGACTATCGTTTTGAACGTTTCCATAACGCTCAGCGTGGTGAAAACGGAAAAGGTCGTAACTGTACCGGTCGTGGCGGTAAAGATTGTACCTTAAAGGTGCCTGTTGGTACGCGCGTGATGGATGTTGATACTGGCGAACAAATTGGTGATCTTACTAAGCACAAACAAAAACTGTTAGTTGCTAAAGGCGGATGGCACGGTTTAGGTAACACTCGCTTTAAAAGCAGTACAAACCGAGCTCCACGTCAAAAAACTCTTGGTACACCAGGTGAAGTTCGTAACTTAAAGCTTGAGTTAATGCTATTGGCTGATGTTGGTTTATTAGGTCTACCAAATGCTGGTAAATCTACATTAATCCGCAGTGTTTCAGCCGCTAAACCTAAAGTAGCTGATTACCCTTTCACAACATTGGTACCAAACTTAGGTGTAGTTCGTTTAAATTCACAGCGCAGCTTTGTTATTGCCGACATCCCAGGGCTTATCTCTGGCGCGTCTGAAGGAACTGGTTTAGGGATTCGATTCCTAAAGCATTTAGAGCGTTGTCGTATTCTGATTCATCTAGTTGATGTATTACCTGCTGATCAATCTGATCCAGCAGAAAATGCATTAACCATTACCAAAGAGCTGGAGAAATACTCAGAAAAGCTTGCTGGAAAGCCTCGTTGGTTAGTATTTAACAAGCTAGATTTATTACTTGATGATGAAGCTGAAGAAGTGAAACAACGAGTAATCGATGCACTTGGTTGGGAAGGTGAAGTACGCAGTATTTCAGCGTTCAACCGTGAAGGCACAAAAGATTTAACACAAGATGTTATGACATTTATCGAGTCGCTTCCAGAGCAAACCTTTGAAGAAGAAGCGGAAGAAGAAAATGTTGAATTTAAATGGGATACTTACCACCAGGAAACCGTTGATAATTATAATTACGACGATGATCTGGATGATGAAGATTGGGACGAAGACGATTACGACGTAGAAGTTGAGTACCGCAAGTAA
- the ispB gene encoding octaprenyl diphosphate synthase, producing MNITQIQELASKDMQAVNELIYGQLDSDVALINQLGMYIVNAGGKRMRPLLTVLAARAMGYNGDKHICLAAIIEFIHTATLLHDDVVDESALRRGRETANALFGNSASVLVGDFLYTRSFQMMVTLNDMSIMRVLSNATNVIAEGEVLQLMNCNDPDTTVDSYMQVIYCKTAKLFEAATRLAAVVTDQDETMVKAMTAYGMHLGTAFQLIDDLLDYTADADEMGKNVGDDLAEGKPTLPLLHAMHNGTEQQAAMIRDAIEHGNGMDHLDDVLQAMRDTGALELTQQMAEQEAEKAISALTILPESDYKKSLVALAHLSVDRNA from the coding sequence ATGAATATCACTCAGATCCAGGAACTTGCCAGCAAAGACATGCAAGCTGTCAACGAACTTATCTACGGACAATTAGACTCCGATGTTGCCTTAATTAATCAATTGGGTATGTATATCGTTAATGCTGGTGGAAAGCGCATGCGTCCTCTATTAACAGTGTTAGCTGCAAGAGCGATGGGTTATAACGGTGATAAGCATATTTGTTTAGCTGCGATTATTGAGTTTATTCATACCGCAACATTATTGCACGATGACGTTGTTGATGAATCTGCACTGCGTCGTGGGCGAGAAACCGCCAACGCATTGTTTGGCAATAGTGCTAGTGTATTAGTCGGTGACTTCTTATATACCCGTTCGTTTCAAATGATGGTAACGCTTAATGACATGTCGATTATGCGCGTACTTTCAAATGCTACAAATGTCATTGCTGAAGGTGAGGTCTTACAATTAATGAATTGTAATGATCCAGACACCACCGTCGATAGTTATATGCAGGTAATTTATTGTAAAACTGCGAAGTTATTTGAAGCAGCAACACGACTTGCTGCGGTAGTGACTGATCAAGATGAAACTATGGTTAAAGCAATGACTGCATATGGCATGCACCTTGGCACTGCGTTCCAATTAATTGATGATTTACTCGATTATACAGCTGACGCCGATGAAATGGGTAAAAATGTCGGTGACGATTTAGCCGAAGGTAAACCAACGTTACCGTTATTGCATGCCATGCACAATGGTACAGAGCAGCAGGCTGCGATGATCCGAGATGCCATCGAACATGGTAATGGTATGGACCATTTAGATGATGTATTACAAGCAATGCGTGATACCGGTGCGTTAGAACTTACTCAACAAATGGCAGAGCAAGAAGCGGAAAAAGCGATTTCTGCACTAACTATTTTACCTGAATCAGATTATAAGAAGTCATTGGTCGCTTTGGCGCATTTATCAGTAGACAGAAACGCCTAA
- the rpmA gene encoding 50S ribosomal protein L27, translated as MAHKKAAGSTRNGRDSEAKRLGVKRFGGESVLAGNIIVRQRGTKFHAGTNMGIGKDHTLFALTDGKVQFDVKGPQNRKFVSIIAE; from the coding sequence ATGGCACATAAGAAGGCAGCAGGTAGTACTCGTAACGGTCGTGATTCAGAAGCGAAACGATTAGGTGTTAAGCGTTTCGGTGGTGAATCTGTATTAGCGGGTAACATTATCGTTCGTCAACGTGGTACTAAGTTCCACGCAGGTACTAACATGGGTATTGGTAAAGACCACACATTATTCGCTCTAACTGACGGTAAAGTTCAGTTCGACGTTAAAGGTCCTCAAAACCGTAAGTTCGTATCTATTATTGCTGAATAA
- the argR gene encoding transcriptional regulator ArgR: MSLQQKQEALVNAFKELLKQEQFGSQGDIVDALKNQGFDNVSQSKVSRMLSKYGAVRTRNARQEMVYCLPAELGVPTAKSPLKQLVLDIESNEVMLIIRTSPGAAQLIARLLDSLGSADGVLGTIAGDDTIFIAPSSVAEIESTKEKLHLLFQKM; this comes from the coding sequence ATGAGCCTACAACAAAAGCAAGAAGCGTTAGTTAATGCATTTAAAGAGTTATTAAAGCAGGAACAATTTGGTTCGCAAGGCGATATCGTCGATGCCCTGAAAAACCAAGGTTTTGATAATGTAAGCCAATCAAAAGTTTCTCGTATGCTAAGCAAATATGGTGCAGTACGTACTCGTAATGCTAGACAAGAAATGGTTTATTGTTTGCCAGCTGAGCTTGGTGTTCCAACCGCTAAAAGCCCTCTTAAACAATTGGTGTTGGATATTGAGAGTAATGAAGTGATGCTTATTATTCGCACTAGCCCAGGCGCGGCGCAACTTATTGCTCGTCTATTGGATTCATTAGGAAGTGCAGACGGTGTGCTAGGAACAATTGCTGGCGATGATACTATCTTTATCGCACCGTCTTCAGTTGCAGAGATTGAGTCGACTAAAGAAAAGCTTCATTTGTTATTTCAAAAGATGTAA
- the tolC gene encoding outer membrane channel protein TolC encodes MSKKLNALFIGVALASTSSVVNAQNLEEIYQLALNNDPTVLKAGAQYRAAQENIEQARSVLLPQLNATASYSAQERETEGTTDIDAEGSELALNLSMQLYHHNSWLGLDVAKKQAHQSDINYQFVKQQMVTRVTEAYFNVLAAYDSLEFSVAEKKAISRQLEQTKQRFQVGLTAITEVHEAQALYDNAITQEIGAQNAVFTAEEILREITGIYPNNLSILNTTRFSPVLPTPNNPDEWQKLAEAKNLRLISEKISMDIAKETIDIQSAGHLPTLTLSGQIKQSEVDDNITDVTGIEQDTQSIGITLNVPIYSGGNTSSQVRAAQENYVAASQDMQITYRGIVRESRNAYNTITATVSGIKALEQSVVSAESALKATEAGFEVGIRTVVEVLDSTRNLYNAKRNLSQTRYQYIINMLRLKEAAGTISEADITAINKGLTPATN; translated from the coding sequence ATGAGCAAAAAATTAAACGCATTATTTATTGGTGTAGCATTAGCTAGCACGAGTTCAGTAGTCAATGCGCAAAACTTAGAAGAAATTTATCAATTAGCATTAAACAATGATCCGACTGTATTAAAAGCCGGTGCGCAATACAGAGCGGCACAAGAAAATATTGAGCAAGCACGCTCGGTATTATTGCCACAATTAAACGCAACAGCTTCTTACTCTGCACAAGAAAGAGAAACTGAAGGTACTACGGATATTGATGCTGAAGGAAGTGAATTAGCTCTTAATTTAAGCATGCAGTTGTATCATCACAACAGTTGGTTAGGTCTTGATGTAGCAAAAAAACAAGCCCACCAAAGTGACATCAATTATCAATTTGTTAAACAACAAATGGTTACTCGTGTGACCGAAGCTTATTTTAATGTTTTAGCCGCATACGATAGCCTTGAGTTCTCTGTTGCAGAGAAAAAAGCGATCTCTCGTCAATTAGAGCAAACTAAACAGCGCTTCCAAGTTGGCTTAACCGCAATCACTGAAGTACATGAAGCACAAGCGTTATATGATAATGCGATTACTCAAGAAATTGGCGCACAAAACGCAGTTTTTACAGCGGAAGAAATTCTTCGTGAAATTACTGGTATTTATCCAAATAATCTAAGTATTCTTAATACTACTCGCTTCAGCCCAGTATTGCCTACACCTAACAACCCTGATGAATGGCAAAAACTTGCAGAAGCGAAAAACCTGCGTTTGATTTCTGAAAAAATTAGTATGGATATTGCCAAAGAAACCATCGATATTCAGTCAGCAGGTCATTTACCGACATTGACGTTATCAGGTCAGATTAAGCAATCTGAAGTTGACGACAACATCACTGACGTCACGGGTATTGAACAGGATACTCAATCTATTGGTATTACGTTAAATGTACCAATTTACTCTGGTGGTAATACAAGCTCACAAGTTAGAGCAGCGCAAGAAAATTACGTAGCAGCAAGTCAAGATATGCAGATCACTTATCGTGGTATTGTTCGTGAATCTCGTAATGCTTATAACACTATTACTGCTACAGTATCTGGTATCAAGGCATTAGAACAATCGGTTGTTTCAGCAGAATCTGCATTAAAAGCAACTGAAGCGGGTTTTGAAGTGGGTATCCGTACGGTAGTAGAAGTACTTGATAGTACTCGTAACTTATATAATGCCAAACGAAACCTTTCGCAAACACGTTACCAATACATTATTAATATGTTACGTCTTAAAGAAGCAGCCGGTACAATCTCGGAAGCAGATATTACCGCTATCAACAAAGGGTTAACGCCAGCAACAAATTAA
- a CDS encoding metallophosphoesterase has protein sequence MPSITIAQFSDSHLFALPEQRHYGANVLQNLNHILQHINQNQQVEHVIFTGDLSQDHSLESYQQFNQSIANFLTKPLAYIAGNHDDLPALSNELTATTISHDAQLALGKWQILLLNSKSNTPAGLVAESELERIVEGASNSANQLLFMHHHPRDVGYFIDRHGLENKQQFWSAIDQNNRIKLICCGHVHRAEKIAGDNRYKVDVLTCPATSIQFDPKVDGVAALPIGPGYRLITLHDDGSYDTETVFLTAQ, from the coding sequence ATGCCTTCAATTACCATTGCACAATTTTCAGATAGTCACTTATTTGCCTTGCCTGAGCAACGTCATTATGGGGCTAATGTGTTGCAAAACCTAAATCATATATTGCAGCATATCAATCAAAATCAACAGGTAGAGCATGTCATATTTACCGGTGATTTAAGTCAGGATCATAGTCTGGAATCTTATCAGCAGTTTAATCAGTCTATTGCTAATTTTTTAACTAAGCCTTTGGCATATATTGCAGGCAACCATGATGATTTACCTGCACTATCAAACGAATTGACCGCCACAACCATATCCCATGACGCACAACTTGCTTTAGGTAAGTGGCAGATACTGTTATTAAACTCTAAAAGTAATACACCGGCAGGATTGGTCGCAGAGTCCGAGCTTGAACGTATTGTTGAAGGCGCTTCAAATTCGGCCAATCAATTGCTATTTATGCACCATCACCCAAGAGATGTGGGATATTTTATTGACCGCCATGGACTGGAAAATAAGCAACAATTTTGGTCGGCAATCGATCAAAATAACAGGATTAAGTTAATTTGCTGCGGTCATGTACATCGAGCGGAAAAAATTGCGGGCGACAACCGTTATAAAGTCGACGTACTAACTTGCCCGGCGACGTCGATTCAATTTGATCCTAAAGTAGACGGCGTCGCCGCATTGCCAATAGGACCAGGGTATCGTTTAATTACATTGCATGACGATGGCAGTTATGACACTGAAACCGTATTTTTAACAGCACAATGA
- a CDS encoding DUF1330 domain-containing protein: MLILAVADRQITTNMNDQRPVYLVGAATITDYSRLPEYRKIAEPLARKGGYEVIAAANVDTSKGVLLEGEWPAQGLFFIERYESMEKLQSFVNSEEFQQAKLLRDQVADVHFMFALEQGENMGH, translated from the coding sequence TTGCTCATATTAGCAGTCGCTGACAGACAAATTACAACCAATATGAATGATCAGCGGCCTGTATATTTAGTCGGTGCAGCAACCATTACTGATTACAGTCGCTTGCCTGAATATCGGAAAATAGCTGAGCCTCTGGCTCGCAAAGGAGGTTATGAAGTCATTGCTGCTGCTAATGTTGATACTAGTAAAGGCGTATTATTAGAAGGTGAATGGCCTGCTCAAGGACTATTTTTTATCGAACGATACGAGTCAATGGAAAAACTACAATCTTTCGTCAACTCAGAAGAATTTCAACAAGCGAAACTGCTGCGGGATCAAGTTGCTGATGTACACTTTATGTTTGCACTTGAACAGGGCGAGAACATGGGGCACTAA
- a CDS encoding DUF6090 family protein, whose product MLKNKAGNYFRYALGEIVLVVIGILIALQINTWNETRKAKQFERIMLHEIYLNLKDDIVTFKMLDQRVTAGDQAIKQIIKLLASDQAVQLEQATQQKLDQLLSDSTVAYLFSYNRGAFDALKSSGIEKVQNDELRSRLVFHYDYSLPRVKELIQITNNEITRQADTELAWRLFNYKIKDDGEGNLGVYMDSYKGDDYKSQQLLRFIKRHQNRIGHFRFRLSRILPNAEALLQELEQVLAQELEINN is encoded by the coding sequence GTGCTCAAGAATAAGGCTGGTAATTATTTCCGATACGCCTTAGGTGAAATCGTGCTTGTGGTCATTGGCATATTAATCGCTTTGCAAATTAATACATGGAATGAAACACGCAAAGCCAAACAGTTTGAACGAATCATGCTTCATGAAATCTATTTAAACCTTAAAGACGATATCGTGACGTTTAAAATGCTAGACCAAAGAGTAACTGCTGGTGATCAGGCAATTAAGCAAATAATCAAACTATTGGCTAGCGACCAAGCAGTTCAATTAGAACAGGCTACTCAACAAAAGCTTGACCAACTATTGTCCGACAGCACTGTAGCTTATTTATTTAGTTATAATCGCGGTGCATTTGACGCATTAAAATCATCAGGTATTGAAAAAGTCCAAAATGACGAGTTACGCTCACGACTAGTATTTCATTACGACTATTCATTACCACGTGTTAAAGAGCTTATTCAAATAACTAACAACGAAATCACTCGCCAAGCCGATACTGAATTGGCTTGGCGACTATTTAATTATAAAATAAAGGATGATGGCGAAGGTAATTTAGGTGTTTATATGGATAGCTATAAAGGTGATGACTACAAATCGCAACAGCTACTTAGATTTATCAAGCGCCATCAAAATAGAATTGGTCATTTTCGTTTTCGATTATCACGAATTTTACCTAACGCAGAAGCGCTTTTACAAGAACTTGAGCAAGTACTTGCTCAAGAGCTTGAAATAAATAATTAG
- a CDS encoding YqiA/YcfP family alpha/beta fold hydrolase, which produces MKQKVLVLHGFNSSPLSFKAQLLIDYINANFPNVDVVCPQLMSDPINAIEQITDIIEQDKNCSWYVTGSSLGGYFANYLVDKFKIPAVLINPAVKPYEILTDVIGPQTNPYTDEHYIVTEQHLQQLKEFERDVAIDDRYLVLVQTGDEVLDYRQAVEKYENYDVIVQRGGDHSFIDFDKMLPDIVKFFQLENNGVSSH; this is translated from the coding sequence ATGAAACAAAAAGTATTAGTACTGCATGGATTTAACAGCTCTCCGCTGTCGTTCAAAGCACAATTATTAATAGATTATATTAACGCTAACTTCCCCAATGTTGATGTTGTTTGTCCACAGCTAATGTCAGACCCAATTAATGCGATTGAGCAAATTACCGACATTATCGAACAAGACAAAAATTGCTCTTGGTACGTTACCGGCTCATCACTGGGTGGATATTTTGCAAATTACTTGGTTGATAAATTTAAAATTCCCGCTGTTTTGATAAACCCTGCAGTAAAACCTTATGAAATATTAACCGATGTAATAGGGCCACAAACCAATCCATATACTGATGAACATTACATTGTCACCGAGCAACATCTGCAACAATTGAAAGAATTTGAACGTGATGTGGCAATAGATGATCGTTATTTGGTGCTTGTACAAACTGGTGATGAAGTTTTGGATTACAGGCAAGCGGTTGAAAAATATGAAAATTATGATGTTATTGTGCAGCGAGGGGGCGATCACAGCTTTATAGATTTTGATAAAATGCTGCCAGATATTGTGAAATTTTTCCAATTAGAGAATAATGGTGTTAGTAGTCATTGA